The following proteins are co-located in the Longimicrobiaceae bacterium genome:
- a CDS encoding TIGR00282 family metallophosphoesterase yields the protein MRVLFVADVIGSPGRRTVNQLLRLVRGDVRADAVVLNGENSAGGFGIMPEIVREMLELGVNVITTGNHVWDKKEILPLLDSEPRLLRPANYPPGNPGHGSVVVDVGGVRLAVLNLQGRTFMAPIDDPFRCVDGLLETLTGEADAVVIDFHAEATSEKQAFARYVDGRVAAVVGTHTHVQTADERVLPKGTAQITDLGMTGGLGGVIGMKTEISIERQRTQARGERMQPADDDLHLQGAVVEIDTARGLAKSIERVSVPYARVLAGLTGKR from the coding sequence GTGAGGGTGCTCTTCGTGGCGGACGTGATCGGCAGCCCGGGGCGGCGCACGGTCAACCAGCTCCTGCGCCTGGTGCGGGGCGACGTGCGGGCCGACGCGGTGGTGCTCAACGGCGAGAACTCCGCCGGGGGCTTCGGGATCATGCCCGAGATCGTGCGGGAGATGCTGGAGCTGGGCGTGAACGTGATCACCACCGGCAACCACGTGTGGGACAAGAAGGAGATCCTGCCCCTGCTGGACTCCGAGCCGCGCCTGCTGCGCCCGGCCAACTACCCGCCCGGCAACCCCGGCCACGGCTCGGTCGTGGTCGACGTGGGCGGCGTGCGGCTCGCCGTGCTCAACCTGCAGGGCCGCACGTTCATGGCGCCCATCGACGACCCGTTCCGCTGCGTGGACGGGCTGCTGGAGACGCTGACGGGCGAGGCGGACGCGGTCGTGATCGACTTCCACGCCGAGGCGACCAGCGAGAAGCAGGCGTTCGCGCGCTACGTGGACGGGCGCGTGGCCGCGGTGGTGGGCACGCACACGCACGTGCAGACGGCGGACGAGCGCGTGCTGCCCAAGGGCACGGCACAGATCACCGACCTGGGGATGACGGGCGGCCTGGGTGGGGTGATCGGGATGAAGACCGAGATCTCCATCGAGCGGCAGCGCACGCAGGCACGCGGCGAGCGCATGCAGCCGGCGGACGACGACCTCCATCTCCAGGGCGCCGTGGTGGAGATCGACACGGCGCGGGGCCTGGCGAAGAGCATCGAGCGGGTGAGCGTGCCGTACGCCCGCGTGCTGGCGGGCCTGACTGGGAAGAGGTGA